The following proteins are encoded in a genomic region of Fundidesulfovibrio soli:
- a CDS encoding RrF2 family transcriptional regulator, whose product MKLTRAAEYAIRCVLYLSKQPFGLVVSRREIAEAMSIPQAFLGKIAQSLAKAGVVVVRQGALGGMELALPPQEISLLMVVEAVDGEILVNECLSRPQDCERSSCCAVHRVWHKARTQFRQTLGAANFESLARTDSNLDPAAQCDAACSGGRSATTSKGQA is encoded by the coding sequence ATGAAACTCACCCGCGCCGCAGAATACGCCATCCGTTGCGTCCTGTACCTCTCCAAGCAGCCGTTTGGACTGGTGGTCAGCCGCCGCGAGATCGCCGAGGCCATGAGCATCCCCCAGGCCTTCCTGGGCAAGATCGCCCAGAGCCTGGCCAAGGCGGGCGTCGTGGTGGTGCGCCAGGGCGCGCTTGGGGGAATGGAATTGGCGCTTCCCCCGCAGGAGATTTCTTTGCTAATGGTGGTGGAGGCCGTAGACGGCGAAATACTGGTGAACGAGTGCCTTTCGCGCCCGCAGGACTGCGAGCGCAGCTCATGTTGCGCGGTGCACCGCGTGTGGCACAAGGCCAGGACCCAGTTCCGCCAGACGCTGGGAGCGGCGAACTTCGAAAGCCTCGCCAGAACGGACAGCAACTTGGACCCCGCAGCGCAGTGCGATGCGGCATGCTCCGGCGGAAGATCCGCCACAACTTCAAAAGGCCAGGCATAG
- the rd gene encoding rubredoxin, whose translation MDKYVCNVCGYVYNPAEGDPDNNVAPGTPWEKVPEDWTCPVCGAPKGEFSKE comes from the coding sequence ATGGATAAATATGTCTGCAACGTCTGCGGATATGTGTACAACCCCGCCGAAGGCGATCCCGACAACAACGTCGCCCCCGGCACCCCCTGGGAGAAGGTCCCCGAAGATTGGACCTGCCCCGTCTGCGGCGCCCCCAAGGGCGAATTCTCCAAGGAATAG
- a CDS encoding cytochrome c family protein, whose amino-acid sequence MRRAAVLLAVGVCFVPLLAVSNALSAGYTGSKACAECHQKEFESYSKSAKKAHSFQSIQIMASKLTPAELQECYGCHTTGYGQPGGFISMEKTPQLANAGCEVCHGPGEAHAQSGDKSLIKTSLSVEQCQACHNEQRVKSFGFKPMLYGGAH is encoded by the coding sequence ATGCGCCGGGCAGCCGTATTGTTAGCCGTTGGTGTATGCTTTGTGCCGTTGTTGGCAGTGTCGAACGCATTGTCCGCAGGGTACACCGGATCCAAAGCCTGCGCTGAATGCCATCAGAAAGAATTCGAATCCTACTCCAAGTCGGCCAAGAAGGCCCACTCCTTCCAATCCATCCAGATCATGGCCTCGAAGCTCACCCCGGCCGAGCTTCAAGAGTGCTACGGCTGCCATACCACCGGTTACGGACAGCCGGGCGGTTTCATCAGCATGGAAAAGACGCCCCAACTCGCCAACGCCGGGTGCGAGGTCTGCCACGGGCCGGGCGAAGCCCATGCCCAGTCCGGCGACAAGTCCCTCATCAAGACCTCGCTCTCCGTCGAGCAATGCCAGGCCTGCCATAACGAACAGCGTGTGAAATCCTTTGGTTTCAAGCCGATGCTGTACGGCGGCGCACACTAG
- a CDS encoding FprA family A-type flavoprotein has protein sequence MKSVEILKDIHYIGAVDWDRRNFHGYSLSPKGTTYNAFLIQDEKNTVVDTVDAAFAGDLLCKIAHVMPVEKVDYIVVNHVEPDHSGALPRLVAASKPEKIICSIMGEKAIKEYYDAKDWPLHVVKTGDTLSIGKRTLHFMETRMLHWPDSMMTYIPHDKLLISQDAFGQNYATSERFADEVDQAELARQLSRYYANIVLPYSSVTLKILEEVGKQGWDVQMIAPDHGLLWRGEGVGQVIEAYRNFALQKPANKAVVFFDTMWRSTEMMAHAVAQGLSDAGTPVTVMSLKANHHSDVMTEVFESGAVLVGSATHNNGVLPPVSAMLTYMKGLRPQNKVAAAFGSYGWSGESLKLLTEQLTAMHFDVIEGVRAKNRPTHEQLKACVELGRKVAEALQAKIAAF, from the coding sequence ATGAAATCCGTCGAGATTCTTAAAGACATTCATTATATTGGCGCAGTGGACTGGGACCGCCGCAACTTCCACGGCTACTCCCTCTCCCCCAAGGGCACCACATACAACGCCTTCCTGATCCAGGACGAAAAGAACACCGTGGTCGACACGGTGGACGCCGCCTTTGCGGGCGACCTGCTGTGCAAGATCGCGCACGTCATGCCCGTGGAGAAAGTGGACTACATCGTGGTCAACCACGTGGAGCCCGACCACTCCGGCGCCCTGCCCCGCCTGGTGGCCGCCAGCAAGCCCGAAAAAATCATCTGCTCGATCATGGGCGAGAAGGCCATCAAGGAGTACTACGACGCCAAGGACTGGCCCCTGCACGTGGTCAAGACCGGCGACACGCTCTCCATCGGCAAGCGCACCCTGCACTTCATGGAAACCAGGATGCTGCACTGGCCCGACTCCATGATGACCTACATCCCCCACGACAAGCTGCTCATCTCGCAGGACGCCTTCGGCCAGAACTACGCCACCTCCGAGCGATTCGCGGACGAGGTGGACCAGGCCGAACTGGCCAGGCAGCTCTCGCGCTATTACGCCAACATCGTGCTGCCCTACTCCTCCGTGACCCTCAAGATCCTTGAGGAAGTGGGCAAGCAGGGCTGGGACGTCCAGATGATCGCCCCGGACCACGGCCTGCTCTGGCGCGGCGAGGGAGTGGGCCAGGTCATCGAGGCCTACCGCAACTTCGCCCTGCAGAAGCCCGCCAACAAGGCCGTGGTGTTCTTCGACACCATGTGGCGCTCCACCGAGATGATGGCGCACGCCGTGGCCCAGGGCCTCTCCGACGCGGGCACCCCGGTGACGGTCATGTCCCTGAAGGCCAACCACCACTCCGACGTGATGACCGAGGTGTTCGAATCCGGCGCGGTGCTGGTGGGCTCGGCCACGCACAACAACGGCGTGCTGCCGCCCGTCTCCGCCATGCTCACCTACATGAAGGGCCTGCGCCCCCAGAACAAGGTGGCCGCGGCCTTCGGCTCCTACGGCTGGAGCGGCGAATCCCTCAAGCTGCTCACCGAGCAACTCACGGCCATGCACTTCGACGTGATCGAGGGCGTGCGCGCCAAGAACAGGCCCACCCACGAGCAGCTCAAGGCCTGCGTGGAGCTGGGACGCAAGGTGGCCGAGGCCCTGCAGGCCAAGATCGCCGCGTTCTAG
- a CDS encoding acyltransferase family protein, with product MTYTHIQALRAILCIMVAFVHVKIYLLKQGDPSYFIHVPDLIGGVPCAFFAISGYFMAFLVDRNSKHFLAQRLVRVYPMYFMVIVMAFVMRAFTNHQLNLDDLPYVMSLLPFGMGKSYKLGIEWTLVYEIWYYLICALFARPKWTKYFPGFLLAWLFACIIVHIFAFKPPQPVPNMLNIWFSIWNPSFILGALTFYYIQRYNEPFTQQMMLLVMTAVSLACLELWAVRFSVLYILGVLSCFLLYGLIKLESRVSSPPMLAQYGDYSYTLYLIHTNVIILVFDRWKYFTDTPPGLIAGLMALVLCIGGAWYLGQVDVTVHARLRVWLNKYLSRKAALSAPRPQTQSGS from the coding sequence ATGACATATACCCATATTCAAGCCCTGCGAGCCATCCTGTGCATCATGGTGGCCTTCGTGCACGTCAAGATCTACCTCTTGAAACAGGGCGACCCCTCGTACTTCATACACGTTCCCGACCTGATCGGCGGCGTGCCCTGCGCATTCTTCGCCATCTCCGGGTACTTCATGGCCTTCCTGGTGGACAGGAACTCCAAGCACTTCCTGGCGCAGCGCCTGGTGCGCGTGTACCCCATGTATTTCATGGTCATCGTCATGGCTTTCGTGATGCGCGCCTTCACCAACCACCAGCTCAACCTGGACGACCTGCCCTACGTCATGTCCCTGCTGCCCTTCGGCATGGGCAAGAGCTACAAGCTGGGCATCGAGTGGACCCTGGTCTACGAGATATGGTATTATCTCATCTGCGCGCTGTTCGCCCGCCCCAAGTGGACGAAGTATTTCCCGGGGTTCCTGCTGGCCTGGCTGTTCGCCTGCATCATCGTCCACATCTTCGCCTTCAAGCCGCCGCAGCCCGTGCCCAACATGCTCAACATCTGGTTCTCCATCTGGAACCCGTCCTTTATATTGGGCGCGCTGACGTTCTATTACATCCAGCGGTACAATGAGCCTTTCACCCAACAGATGATGCTCCTGGTGATGACGGCCGTGTCGCTGGCCTGCCTGGAGCTCTGGGCTGTGCGTTTCTCAGTACTCTACATCCTGGGCGTACTCTCCTGCTTCTTGCTCTACGGGCTCATCAAGCTGGAGAGCCGCGTCAGCTCGCCGCCAATGCTGGCCCAATACGGGGATTATTCATACACGCTCTACCTGATACACACCAACGTCATCATCCTGGTGTTCGACCGCTGGAAGTACTTCACGGATACGCCCCCCGGGCTCATCGCCGGGCTCATGGCCCTGGTTCTCTGCATCGGCGGGGCCTGGTACCTGGGGCAGGTGGATGTCACGGTGCATGCCCGGCTGCGCGTCTGGCTGAACAAGTACCTCAGCCGCAAGGCCGCGCTGTCGGCCCCGCGCCCGCAGACGCAGTCCGGGTCCTGA
- a CDS encoding phosphoribosylformylglycinamidine synthase subunit PurS, with product MLFRVEVAPKPHVLDVPGRRAAMRITHELGVEVDGAAVVKTYTVAGLDRQEIDRVIEAAALHDPVSHVASITPLAQGFDWIIEVGLRPGVTDNEGRTAKETLALVLGLDKARVRSLAVYTSSQYALSGKLDLAQVEHIAKDHLCNELIQRYEVKSAAQWAEKAGFEPRAAQVTGRASDEVLTIDLAAMSDDELMAFSRDNVLALSLEEMLAIRDHYSAPGVAERRKAAGLPAQPTDAELEVLAQTWSEHCKHKIFSADIDYENAETGTRQSIQSLYKTYIQGSTAAIRKSMGAGDICLSVFKDNAGVIRFTDEHHLCVKVETHNSPSALDPYGGALTGIVGVNRDPMGTGMGANLLCNTDVFCFASPFHDEPLPPRLLHPRRVMEGVREGVEHGGNKSGIPTVNGSVVFHERFLGKPLVFCGTVGIMPAEVGGKPSFEKRALPGDRIVMTGGRIGKDGIHGATFSSEELHEGSPATAVQIGDPITQRKMYDFLMRARDLGLYHAITDNGAGGLSSSVGEMAQDSGGAELDLSKAPLKYDGLRPWEILLSEAQERMTVAVGPDQFESFMALAAEMDVEATDLGRFTDSGTLSVSYGQKPVAMLDMDFLHGGTPRMRLEARWERPEAICQPQPAVEDQAGLLMSMLGRLNICSKEYMIRQYDHEVKGASVVKPLVGVKRDGPADAAVMRPVLARKEALVLSHGICPKYSDLDAYWMMAGAIDEAVRNAVATGADLAHMAGVDNFCWCDPVQSAKTPDGRYKLAQLVRANQALAHFCQAYGVPCVSGKDSMKNDYTGGGSKISIPPTVLFTVLSVIPDAAQTMTSDLKQAGDVLYMLGLTRPELGGSELAEELGFTDCRVPQVDALSAKARYRNLRRAIKGRVVNACHDCSDGGLAVALAEMCIGGRLGADVDLLRVPASQDCATPLEVLYSESHSRFVVSVPSGNVPSFEKLFAGQWIAPIGRVTDDGTLTIRNGGAALLRCGVDDLAQAFKATLDW from the coding sequence ATGCTCTTTCGGGTGGAAGTAGCTCCCAAGCCACACGTTCTCGACGTTCCCGGACGCCGCGCCGCGATGAGGATCACGCATGAACTGGGCGTGGAGGTCGACGGCGCCGCCGTGGTGAAAACCTACACCGTGGCCGGGCTGGACAGGCAGGAGATCGACCGGGTCATCGAGGCGGCCGCCCTGCACGACCCCGTGTCCCACGTGGCGTCGATCACGCCGCTGGCCCAAGGTTTCGACTGGATCATCGAGGTGGGCCTGCGCCCCGGCGTCACCGACAACGAAGGCCGCACCGCCAAGGAGACCCTGGCCCTGGTGCTCGGGCTGGACAAGGCCCGCGTCCGCTCCCTGGCCGTGTACACCTCCAGCCAGTACGCCCTCTCCGGCAAGCTGGACCTCGCGCAGGTGGAGCACATCGCCAAGGACCACCTCTGCAACGAACTGATCCAGCGCTACGAGGTCAAGTCCGCCGCGCAGTGGGCCGAGAAGGCCGGCTTCGAGCCCCGCGCCGCCCAGGTGACCGGCCGCGCCAGCGACGAGGTGCTCACCATCGACCTCGCCGCCATGAGCGACGACGAGCTGATGGCCTTCAGCCGCGACAACGTGCTGGCCCTCTCCCTGGAGGAGATGCTGGCCATCCGCGACCACTACTCCGCCCCCGGGGTGGCCGAACGCCGCAAGGCTGCCGGGCTCCCGGCCCAGCCCACCGACGCGGAGCTTGAGGTGCTGGCCCAGACCTGGTCCGAGCACTGCAAGCATAAGATCTTCTCCGCCGACATCGACTACGAGAACGCCGAGACCGGCACGCGCCAGAGCATCCAGAGCCTCTACAAGACCTATATCCAGGGTTCCACCGCGGCCATCCGCAAATCCATGGGCGCGGGAGACATCTGCCTCTCGGTCTTCAAGGACAACGCGGGCGTGATCCGCTTCACCGACGAGCACCACCTCTGCGTCAAGGTGGAGACGCACAACTCACCCTCCGCGCTGGACCCCTACGGCGGCGCGCTCACCGGCATCGTGGGCGTCAACCGCGACCCCATGGGCACCGGCATGGGCGCGAACCTGCTCTGCAACACGGACGTGTTCTGCTTCGCCTCCCCCTTCCACGACGAGCCCCTGCCCCCGCGCCTGCTGCACCCGCGCCGCGTGATGGAAGGCGTGCGCGAGGGCGTGGAGCACGGCGGCAACAAGTCCGGCATCCCCACGGTGAACGGCTCGGTGGTGTTCCACGAGCGTTTCCTGGGCAAGCCCCTGGTGTTCTGCGGCACCGTGGGCATCATGCCCGCCGAGGTGGGCGGCAAGCCCAGCTTCGAGAAGCGCGCCCTGCCCGGCGACCGCATCGTCATGACCGGCGGGCGCATCGGCAAGGACGGCATCCACGGGGCCACCTTCTCCTCCGAGGAGCTGCACGAAGGCTCCCCGGCCACCGCGGTGCAGATCGGCGACCCCATCACCCAGCGCAAGATGTACGACTTCCTCATGCGCGCCAGGGATCTGGGCCTCTACCACGCCATCACGGACAACGGCGCGGGCGGCCTGTCCTCCTCCGTGGGCGAGATGGCCCAGGACAGCGGCGGCGCGGAGCTCGACCTCTCCAAGGCCCCGCTCAAGTACGACGGCCTGCGCCCCTGGGAGATACTGCTCTCCGAGGCCCAGGAGCGCATGACAGTGGCCGTCGGCCCGGACCAGTTCGAAAGCTTCATGGCCCTGGCCGCAGAGATGGACGTCGAAGCCACCGACCTGGGCCGCTTCACGGACTCCGGCACCCTGAGCGTGAGCTATGGCCAGAAGCCCGTGGCCATGCTGGACATGGACTTCCTGCACGGCGGCACCCCCAGGATGCGTCTGGAGGCCCGCTGGGAGCGCCCGGAAGCCATCTGCCAGCCCCAGCCCGCCGTTGAGGACCAGGCCGGCCTGCTCATGAGCATGCTGGGCCGCCTGAACATCTGCAGCAAGGAGTACATGATCCGCCAGTACGACCACGAGGTCAAAGGCGCCAGCGTGGTCAAGCCCCTGGTGGGCGTGAAGCGCGACGGCCCGGCGGACGCGGCCGTGATGCGCCCGGTGCTCGCCCGCAAGGAGGCCCTGGTGCTCTCCCACGGCATCTGCCCCAAGTACTCCGACCTGGACGCCTACTGGATGATGGCCGGAGCCATCGACGAGGCCGTGCGCAACGCCGTGGCCACCGGCGCCGACCTGGCCCACATGGCCGGTGTGGACAACTTCTGCTGGTGCGACCCGGTGCAGTCCGCCAAGACGCCCGACGGCCGCTACAAGCTTGCCCAGCTGGTGCGCGCCAACCAGGCCCTGGCCCACTTCTGCCAAGCCTACGGCGTGCCCTGCGTCTCCGGCAAGGACTCCATGAAGAACGACTACACCGGCGGCGGGTCCAAGATCTCCATCCCGCCCACGGTGCTCTTCACGGTGCTCTCCGTGATACCCGACGCGGCCCAGACCATGACCTCCGACCTCAAGCAGGCCGGGGACGTGCTCTATATGCTGGGCCTGACCCGCCCCGAGCTTGGCGGATCCGAACTGGCGGAAGAGCTGGGCTTCACCGACTGCCGCGTGCCCCAGGTGGACGCCCTCTCGGCCAAGGCCCGCTACCGCAACCTGCGCCGGGCCATCAAAGGCCGGGTCGTCAACGCCTGCCACGACTGCTCCGACGGCGGCCTGGCCGTGGCCCTGGCGGAAATGTGCATCGGCGGCCGCTTGGGCGCGGACGTGGACCTGCTGCGCGTGCCCGCCAGCCAGGACTGCGCCACCCCCTTGGAGGTGCTCTACTCCGAGAGCCACTCCCGCTTCGTGGTCAGCGTGCCCTCCGGCAACGTGCCCAGCTTCGAGAAGCTCTTCGCCGGGCAGTGGATCGCCCCCATCGGACGCGTCACGGACGATGGAACGCTCACCATCCGCAACGGTGGAGCCGCCTTGTTGCGCTGCGGCGTGGATGACCTGGCCCAGGCATTCAAGGCCACACTGGACTGGTAG
- a CDS encoding methyl-accepting chemotaxis protein, whose amino-acid sequence MFHQSLGFRVLLLITVVTVTVFTGLFLANSTWQSRSTMELVTANSNRVSHLMLMAVEEPMRLGKNSETAGVFEKMAKRDAAGHIFLTDYKGNVTYSTNQKALRKDLAPFLRSQAVTGLLEKGLAGAEGSAQTELGGSSFMAMATPIRNEAECHHCHGATKPILGTIVVLQDITSTLAQARHDQLMNGAISLSGLVLLLCLVTWFMRRAVLSRIQAIVSNTALVRQGRHDVDFSMRGQDELSGLSRDLAGMVRTIQDQLEYNKSVLEGVNIPLFVTDQNGDFCFANSPLSKILGHSEEELNCRRADLILSAGGATLDLCATVLATGTASGGKILFEREDGEIFPLHYEVSPLRGAKGQMLGVIGVLMDLTEEEEAKVQIETQRANLMDVAREVMSVSANLSEAATELAAQMEVVAHSVEDTAALTANLTKAMDQMNDTVLEVARNASETSKASEQAQTVAQKGGTEVRLTVDETRQVASRAESLAESLSELTERAMNIGRVMGVVGDIADQTNLLALNAAIEAARAGDAGRGFAVVADEVRKLAEKTMQATAEVSHAVTEIQDGTKHVAGGMAGTKESVEHAASMAERSGSVFSDIVSHSGRIADMIRSIASAAEQQSSTSEAINDNVSHINGLSQDVAMRVMEANKRITAVRDMSRHLAVLAGRFSGNGDGGKEALPS is encoded by the coding sequence GTGTTCCATCAGTCACTCGGGTTCCGCGTCCTCTTGCTGATCACCGTCGTCACGGTGACCGTGTTCACGGGCCTGTTCCTGGCCAACTCCACCTGGCAGTCGCGCTCCACCATGGAGCTGGTGACCGCGAACTCCAACCGCGTTTCCCACCTAATGCTCATGGCGGTGGAGGAGCCCATGCGCCTGGGCAAGAACTCCGAGACCGCCGGAGTGTTCGAGAAAATGGCCAAGCGCGATGCGGCGGGGCACATTTTCCTGACCGACTACAAAGGCAACGTGACCTACTCCACCAACCAGAAGGCCCTGCGCAAGGATCTGGCGCCCTTCCTGCGCAGCCAGGCCGTCACCGGCCTGCTGGAGAAGGGCCTCGCCGGCGCCGAGGGTTCCGCCCAGACTGAGCTGGGCGGTTCGAGCTTCATGGCCATGGCCACCCCCATCCGCAACGAGGCCGAGTGCCACCACTGCCACGGGGCTACCAAGCCCATCCTGGGCACCATCGTCGTCCTGCAGGACATCACCTCCACCTTGGCCCAGGCCCGGCATGACCAGCTCATGAACGGCGCCATCTCGCTGTCCGGCCTGGTGCTGCTGCTCTGCCTGGTCACCTGGTTCATGAGGCGGGCGGTGCTGAGCCGCATCCAGGCCATCGTCTCCAACACCGCCCTGGTGCGCCAGGGCCGCCACGACGTGGACTTCAGCATGCGCGGCCAGGACGAGCTGTCCGGCCTGTCCCGCGACCTGGCCGGAATGGTGCGGACCATCCAGGATCAGCTGGAATACAACAAAAGCGTCTTGGAGGGCGTCAACATTCCGCTCTTCGTCACCGACCAGAACGGCGACTTCTGTTTCGCCAACTCACCGCTCTCGAAGATCCTGGGGCACTCGGAAGAGGAGCTCAACTGCCGCCGCGCCGACCTGATCCTGAGCGCGGGCGGAGCGACGCTGGACCTCTGCGCCACAGTGCTGGCCACGGGCACCGCCTCGGGCGGGAAGATCCTCTTCGAGCGGGAGGATGGCGAGATCTTCCCCTTGCATTACGAGGTCTCCCCCCTACGCGGGGCCAAGGGCCAGATGCTCGGCGTGATCGGCGTGCTCATGGATCTGACCGAAGAGGAAGAGGCCAAGGTGCAGATCGAGACGCAGCGCGCCAACCTGATGGACGTGGCGCGGGAGGTCATGTCGGTCTCGGCCAACCTCTCCGAAGCAGCCACCGAGCTGGCGGCCCAGATGGAAGTGGTGGCCCACAGCGTGGAGGACACAGCCGCGCTCACGGCCAACCTCACCAAGGCCATGGACCAGATGAACGACACCGTGCTGGAGGTGGCCCGCAACGCCAGCGAGACATCCAAGGCATCCGAGCAGGCTCAGACGGTGGCCCAGAAGGGCGGCACCGAAGTGAGGCTCACAGTGGACGAGACACGCCAGGTGGCCTCCCGCGCGGAGTCCCTTGCCGAATCGCTCAGCGAGCTGACAGAGAGGGCCATGAACATCGGACGCGTCATGGGCGTGGTGGGCGACATCGCCGACCAGACCAACCTGCTGGCCCTCAACGCCGCCATCGAAGCGGCCCGGGCGGGCGACGCTGGGCGCGGCTTCGCCGTAGTGGCCGACGAGGTGCGCAAACTGGCCGAAAAAACCATGCAGGCCACCGCCGAGGTCAGCCACGCCGTGACCGAGATACAGGACGGCACCAAGCATGTGGCCGGAGGCATGGCCGGAACCAAGGAATCCGTGGAGCACGCCGCCAGCATGGCGGAGCGCTCGGGCTCCGTGTTCTCAGACATCGTGTCGCACTCCGGCCGCATCGCGGACATGATCCGCTCCATCGCATCGGCCGCGGAGCAGCAATCCTCCACCAGCGAGGCCATCAACGACAACGTCTCCCATATCAACGGCCTCTCGCAGGACGTGGCCATGCGCGTCATGGAGGCCAACAAGCGCATCACGGCAGTGCGGGACATGTCCCGCCATCTGGCGGTGCTCGCGGGGCGATTCTCCGGCAACGGCGACGGGGGAAAGGAAGCACTTCCCTCTTGA